From Pirellulales bacterium:
GGTGGCCGATCTGTCGTCCGATTTTCTCTGCCGGCCGCTCGACATGTCGCGCTATGGCTTGATCTATGCGTGCGCTCAAAAGAACGCCGGGCCGGCAGGCGTGACCATCGTCATCCTGCGCGACGACGTGTTGGCCCAGATCGACGAGGGGCTGCCGACCATGCTCGATTATCGGTCGTTCGTCAAAGAGAAATCGCTCATCAACACGCCGCCGGTGTTCGCGATTTATCTCGTGATGCTCGTCACGCGGTGGCTGCTTGACGACGTGGGCGGGCTGGCGGCCATGCTGGAAATCAATCGCCGCAAAGCCGGGCTGCTGTACGACGTGATCGACGGGAGCCGCGGTTTTTATCGCGGGCATGCCCAGCCGAACGCCCGGTCGCTGATGAATGTCACCTTTCGCTTGCCCGACGATGCCACGCAAGACGAGTTCGTCAAGCAGGCCAAGGCGCGGGGGTTGGTGGAATTGAAGGGGCACCGTTCGGTGGGCGGGATTCGGGCGTCGATTTATAATGCCATGCCGATGGCAGGCGTAGAGAAGCTGCGCGATTTCATGCGCGAGTTTGCCCGGCTGTAACACTGGAACCATTTTAAGGAGCGAAAGCGATGGACCGACCGTCATGCGTAGTGGCGCTTTTGGCAGCCCTGTTGTTGGGCTGCGGCCAATCGAACCCGCCGCCCGGCCCCGCGCCAGCCTTTCAGCCGCCCGCGAATTCTGGGACGCCGTCGGCCCCGCCGGTCGATGAGAAGGCAGAGCCGGCGTCGCCTGCTGGACAGGGAGTGGTCTCCGAGGAGATGCCCGCGGAAGAGAAAGAGGAGATGACGGTCGAAGACACGCCTGCCGAGAAGACCGTCGAGACGCCCGACGAAGATGCCGCGGCCAACGACGAG
This genomic window contains:
- the serC gene encoding 3-phosphoserine/phosphohydroxythreonine transaminase yields the protein MTERVYNFSPGPAVLPLKVLEEAQRNLVALPQIGISPLEISHRSPWFQGVLDETEANLRRLLAIPDHYRIVFMQGGSRLQFSLVAMNLLRGTGRSADYVVTGSWGQMAMQEAAREGTARAAYNSKPHNFDRLPQHGELELDPRARYVHLTSNETIQGVQFQSDLDAGGVPLVADLSSDFLCRPLDMSRYGLIYACAQKNAGPAGVTIVILRDDVLAQIDEGLPTMLDYRSFVKEKSLINTPPVFAIYLVMLVTRWLLDDVGGLAAMLEINRRKAGLLYDVIDGSRGFYRGHAQPNARSLMNVTFRLPDDATQDEFVKQAKARGLVELKGHRSVGGIRASIYNAMPMAGVEKLRDFMREFARL